From one Humulus lupulus chromosome 8, drHumLupu1.1, whole genome shotgun sequence genomic stretch:
- the LOC133794309 gene encoding cysteine-rich receptor-like protein kinase 10 isoform X4, with the protein MLISTKTPNTLLFLSSLQIISIGLSVGATVPTYLYHNCTNATTYTPNSIYQNNLRNLLSSLSSNASSEFHNTTAGEGSSSPVYGSFLCRGDVNTTACRDCVTFAVKDVVKRCPVQKETMIWYDECQLRYSNRSFFGTVYERPRVSLLNTANVTNPNQFNLIVNTTTKGAAAEAAKGVPGDKKFGTKEANVNGFQRLYTLAQCTPDLNASSCGRCLTDAIGRLPICCSGKLGGRVLFPSCSVRYEVYPFYYQNSSTPPPAASPPATPPPPGFTSSTKAKGGDDITTPESLQFDLATIEAATNKFSADYKLGEGGFGEVYKGTLPNGQEIAVKRLSKGSGQGTEEFKNEVLVLAKLQHRNLVRLLGFCLEGEETLLVYEFVPNKSLDYFLFDTKRQEQLTWAIRYKIIGGIARGIMYLHEDSQLRIIHRDLKASNILLDTDINSKISDFGLAKMFDIDQTRGNTNRIVGTYGYMSPEYAMHGQFSLKSDVYSFGVLVLEIISGKKNSSFYETDYAEDLLSYAWKLWKEGNPLKLLDPTLAQSYSENEVVRCINIGLLCVQEDPEDRPTMKTINLMFDSYSITLAVPKQPAFYNRTDADIPSMKFDDSRSVGFPVSINEASISELYPR; encoded by the exons atgcTAATTTCGACAAAAACTCCCAATACCCTTTTGTTTCTTTCATCGTTACAAATCATCTCGATTGGGCTTAGCGTTGGAGCTACTGTCCCTACTTACCTCTACCACAACTGCACAAACGCCACCACCTACACCCCTAACAGCATCTACCAAAATAATCTCAGGAACCTCCTCTCCTCCCTTTCTTCCAATGCCTCTAGCGAATTCCATAACACCACCGCCGGTGAAGGCTCCTCCTCCCCCGTCTACGGCAGCTTCCTCTGCCGTGGAGACGTCAACACCACCGCCTGCCGTGACTGCGTGACTTTCGCCGTCAAAGACGTCGTAAAACGGTGCCCTGTGCAGAAGGAAACCATGATCTGGTACGACGAGTGCCAATTGCGCTACTCCAACCGGTCGTTCTTCGGCACCGTGTACGAACGCCCAAGAGTCTCTCTTCTGAACACGGCCAACGTCACCAACCCCAACCAGTTCAACTTGATTGTCAATACGACCACGAAGGGGGCAGCGGCTGAGGCGGCAAAAGGCGTGCCAGGGGACAAGAAATTCGGGACGAAAGAAGCCAACGTCAACGGGTTCCAAAGGCTGTACACCCTTGCGCAGTGCACGCCGGACCTGAACGCCTCCAGTTGTGGTAGATGTCTCACTGATGCCATAGGACGGCTTCCCATATGCTGCTCTGGAAAGCTTGGGGGAAGAGTTTTGTTCCCTAGTTGTAGTGTTAGGTACGAGGTCTATCCCTTTTACTATCAAAATTCATCAACTCCGCCACCGGCTGCCTCCCCGCCGGCGACGCCGCCGCCTCCAGGTTTCACATCGAGCACTAAAG CTAAAGGGGGTGATGACATTACAACCCCTGAGTCCTTGCAATTTGACTTGGCTACAATTGAAGCTGCCACAAACAAATTCTCAGCTGATTATAAGTTAGGAGAAGGGGGATTTGGTGAGGTTTACAAG GGTACACTTCCTAATGGACAAGAAATAGCCGTAAAGAGGCTATCAAAAGGTTCTGGACAAGGTACAGAAGAGTTTAAGAATGAAGTCTTAGTATTAGCTAAGCTTCAACACAGAAACCTTGTGAGATTATTGGGATTTTGCTTGGAAGGAGAAGAAACGTTGCTTGTATATGAATTTGTTCCCAACAAAAGCCTTGACTATTTTCTATTTG ACACTAAAAGACAGGAGCAGTTAACGTGGGCTATACGTTACAAGATTATAGGAGGGATTGCTCGTGGCATTATGTATCTTCACGAGGATTCTCAGCTTAGAATTATACATCGTGATCTCAAAGCTAGTAATATTTTATTAGATACTGATATAAACTCAAAGATTTCTGACTTTGGATTGGCAAAAATGTTTGACATTGATCAAACTCGAGGAAACACAAATAGAATTGTTGGCACATA TGGTTATATGTCTCCAGAATATGCAATGCACGGACAATTCTCTCTTAAATCTGATGTGTATAGTTTTGGCGTCTTAGTTCTTGAGATTATCAGTGGCAAAAAGAACAGTAGTTTTTATGAAACAGATTATGCTGAGGACCTCTTGAGCTAT GCTTGGAAACTTTGGAAGGAGGGAAATCCCTTGAAATTATTGGATCCAACACTGGCACAGTCTTATTCGGAGAACGAAGTTGTGAGATGCATCAACATTGGGCTATTATGTGTTCAAGAAGATCCAGAAGATAGACCAACAATGAAGACGATAAATCTTATGTTTGACAGTTACTCAATCACCCTGGCAGTTCCGAAACAGCCAGCCTTTTACAATAGAACCGATGCAGACATTCCATCAATGAAGTTTGATGATTCTAGAAGCGTTGGGTTTCCAGTTTCTATCAATGAAGCATCAATAAGTGAATTATATCCTCGTTGA
- the LOC133794309 gene encoding cysteine-rich receptor-like protein kinase 10 isoform X3, which produces MLISTKTPNTLLFLSSLQIISIGLSVGATVPTYLYHNCTNATTYTPNSIYQNNLRNLLSSLSSNASSEFHNTTAGEGSSSPVYGSFLCRGDVNTTACRDCVTFAVKDVVKRCPVQKETMIWYDECQLRYSNRSFFGTVYERPRVSLLNTANVTNPNQFNLIVNTTTKGAAAEAAKGVPGDKKFGTKEANVNGFQRLYTLAQCTPDLNASSCGRCLTDAIGRLPICCSGKLGGRVLFPSCSVRYEVYPFYYQNSSTPPPAASPPATPPPPGFTSSTKGKSKTSARTIVAIVVSIAVAVLLFILGFCFLTKRAKKKYTLAKGGDDITTPESLQFDLATIEAATNKFSADYKLGEGGFGEVYKGTLPNGQEIAVKRLSKGSGQGTEEFKNEVLVLAKLQHRNLVRLLGFCLEGEETLLVYEFVPNKSLDYFLFDTKRQEQLTWAIRYKIIGGIARGIMYLHEDSQLRIIHRDLKASNILLDTDINSKISDFGLAKMFDIDQTRGNTNRIVGTYGYMSPEYAMHGQFSLKSDVYSFGVLVLEIISGKKNSSFYETDYAEDLLSYAWKLWKEGNPLKLLDPTLAQSYSENEVVRCINIGLLCVQEDPEDRPTMKTINLMFDSYSITLAVPKQPAFYNRTDADIPSMKFDDSRSVGFPVSINEASISELYPR; this is translated from the exons atgcTAATTTCGACAAAAACTCCCAATACCCTTTTGTTTCTTTCATCGTTACAAATCATCTCGATTGGGCTTAGCGTTGGAGCTACTGTCCCTACTTACCTCTACCACAACTGCACAAACGCCACCACCTACACCCCTAACAGCATCTACCAAAATAATCTCAGGAACCTCCTCTCCTCCCTTTCTTCCAATGCCTCTAGCGAATTCCATAACACCACCGCCGGTGAAGGCTCCTCCTCCCCCGTCTACGGCAGCTTCCTCTGCCGTGGAGACGTCAACACCACCGCCTGCCGTGACTGCGTGACTTTCGCCGTCAAAGACGTCGTAAAACGGTGCCCTGTGCAGAAGGAAACCATGATCTGGTACGACGAGTGCCAATTGCGCTACTCCAACCGGTCGTTCTTCGGCACCGTGTACGAACGCCCAAGAGTCTCTCTTCTGAACACGGCCAACGTCACCAACCCCAACCAGTTCAACTTGATTGTCAATACGACCACGAAGGGGGCAGCGGCTGAGGCGGCAAAAGGCGTGCCAGGGGACAAGAAATTCGGGACGAAAGAAGCCAACGTCAACGGGTTCCAAAGGCTGTACACCCTTGCGCAGTGCACGCCGGACCTGAACGCCTCCAGTTGTGGTAGATGTCTCACTGATGCCATAGGACGGCTTCCCATATGCTGCTCTGGAAAGCTTGGGGGAAGAGTTTTGTTCCCTAGTTGTAGTGTTAGGTACGAGGTCTATCCCTTTTACTATCAAAATTCATCAACTCCGCCACCGGCTGCCTCCCCGCCGGCGACGCCGCCGCCTCCAGGTTTCACATCGAGCACTAAAG GTAAAAGCAAAACCTCAGCCCGAACAATTGTTGCCATTGTCGTATCAATTGCTGTCGCTGTGCTCCTATTCATATTGGGATTCTGTTTCTTAACCAAGAGAGCAAAAAAGAAGTACACTCTGG CTAAAGGGGGTGATGACATTACAACCCCTGAGTCCTTGCAATTTGACTTGGCTACAATTGAAGCTGCCACAAACAAATTCTCAGCTGATTATAAGTTAGGAGAAGGGGGATTTGGTGAGGTTTACAAG GGTACACTTCCTAATGGACAAGAAATAGCCGTAAAGAGGCTATCAAAAGGTTCTGGACAAGGTACAGAAGAGTTTAAGAATGAAGTCTTAGTATTAGCTAAGCTTCAACACAGAAACCTTGTGAGATTATTGGGATTTTGCTTGGAAGGAGAAGAAACGTTGCTTGTATATGAATTTGTTCCCAACAAAAGCCTTGACTATTTTCTATTTG ACACTAAAAGACAGGAGCAGTTAACGTGGGCTATACGTTACAAGATTATAGGAGGGATTGCTCGTGGCATTATGTATCTTCACGAGGATTCTCAGCTTAGAATTATACATCGTGATCTCAAAGCTAGTAATATTTTATTAGATACTGATATAAACTCAAAGATTTCTGACTTTGGATTGGCAAAAATGTTTGACATTGATCAAACTCGAGGAAACACAAATAGAATTGTTGGCACATA TGGTTATATGTCTCCAGAATATGCAATGCACGGACAATTCTCTCTTAAATCTGATGTGTATAGTTTTGGCGTCTTAGTTCTTGAGATTATCAGTGGCAAAAAGAACAGTAGTTTTTATGAAACAGATTATGCTGAGGACCTCTTGAGCTAT GCTTGGAAACTTTGGAAGGAGGGAAATCCCTTGAAATTATTGGATCCAACACTGGCACAGTCTTATTCGGAGAACGAAGTTGTGAGATGCATCAACATTGGGCTATTATGTGTTCAAGAAGATCCAGAAGATAGACCAACAATGAAGACGATAAATCTTATGTTTGACAGTTACTCAATCACCCTGGCAGTTCCGAAACAGCCAGCCTTTTACAATAGAACCGATGCAGACATTCCATCAATGAAGTTTGATGATTCTAGAAGCGTTGGGTTTCCAGTTTCTATCAATGAAGCATCAATAAGTGAATTATATCCTCGTTGA